Proteins encoded together in one Nitrospira sp. window:
- a CDS encoding fused MFS/spermidine synthase has product MNQAVSTRTPASPRLLYAIVMVTGAAVMILELLGTRLIGPFYGVSLYVWSSLIAVTLIALAAGYFLGGYLADRVSSLQLSHIIAFSAFTTILIPFLNGPVLRMTDHLGLRVGAFISALILFLLPLTALAMVGPYVIKRTTHDLSGVGTIAGSVYAVSTVGSVAGTLLLGFYLLPEFGTKAIISALSLSLGASALAVAWHERSMTSPSRLLIVLPVLAATVGIGAAAGGTVPATNVEGFTIRSETESLYGWVRVVDDNQHGYRLMLSDASVLSAVDLNQNRSLLGYQEIIGLLPTVHRTATRALLIGLGGGHVARDLKTKGIVTDTIEIDPAVAEGARRWFHFEPTGLFLVGDARHEIKQLPGRYDLIIHDCFTGGAEPTHLLTQEMMRELRGLLNEHGVLALNYVGFRTGEGSEAVAAVYRTIKTVFPHLKAFVTDQADFTDFIFLASEHPLAIGPSFDDLRVQWLVNHEHQFMAAEGFVITDDYNPMESRQVRKAETYRKHFIERVAFDLLLR; this is encoded by the coding sequence ATGAACCAAGCAGTGTCAACCAGAACTCCCGCCAGTCCTCGCCTCCTCTACGCCATCGTCATGGTCACCGGTGCCGCCGTGATGATTTTGGAACTCCTCGGCACCAGGCTCATCGGACCGTTCTATGGCGTGAGCCTGTATGTCTGGTCCTCTCTCATCGCCGTCACCCTCATTGCACTGGCAGCCGGATACTTTCTCGGGGGGTACTTGGCCGATCGAGTATCGAGTCTCCAGCTGTCACACATCATCGCCTTCTCTGCCTTCACGACCATCCTCATTCCGTTTCTGAACGGACCGGTCCTTCGCATGACCGACCACCTCGGCCTTCGTGTCGGTGCCTTCATCAGCGCACTCATCTTGTTTCTGTTGCCGTTGACCGCGCTCGCCATGGTAGGGCCCTATGTCATCAAACGGACGACTCACGACCTGAGCGGAGTTGGAACAATCGCCGGCTCCGTCTATGCCGTCAGCACCGTTGGAAGTGTCGCTGGCACGCTTCTCTTGGGGTTTTATCTTTTACCGGAGTTCGGGACCAAAGCGATCATCTCTGCTCTCAGCCTCTCGCTTGGTGCCTCGGCCCTCGCCGTCGCATGGCACGAGAGATCCATGACTTCTCCATCGCGGTTGCTCATCGTACTCCCCGTCCTTGCAGCGACGGTCGGTATCGGTGCCGCTGCGGGTGGCACGGTACCCGCTACGAACGTGGAGGGATTCACGATCCGATCCGAAACAGAAAGCCTCTACGGATGGGTCCGTGTCGTGGACGACAACCAGCACGGCTATCGTCTCATGCTGTCCGATGCATCAGTTCTCAGCGCCGTTGATCTGAATCAGAATCGCAGTTTGCTTGGCTACCAGGAAATCATCGGCCTGTTGCCGACCGTTCATCGAACAGCGACCCGCGCACTGTTGATCGGACTTGGCGGCGGCCATGTCGCACGTGACTTGAAAACGAAGGGGATCGTCACGGACACGATCGAGATCGATCCGGCGGTCGCCGAAGGTGCACGCCGGTGGTTTCATTTCGAGCCGACGGGGTTGTTCCTCGTCGGCGATGCACGGCATGAGATCAAGCAGCTTCCCGGTCGCTACGACCTCATCATTCATGATTGCTTTACGGGAGGCGCCGAGCCGACCCACCTGCTCACGCAAGAGATGATGCGCGAACTGCGTGGTCTCTTAAACGAGCATGGAGTTCTCGCGCTCAACTATGTGGGATTTAGAACAGGAGAGGGCTCGGAAGCGGTCGCGGCCGTCTATCGAACGATCAAGACGGTGTTTCCTCACCTCAAGGCATTCGTCACCGACCAGGCCGACTTTACCGATTTCATCTTCCTGGCCTCGGAACATCCGCTTGCCATCGGACCATCATTCGATGATCTACGCGTTCAATGGCTTGTGAACCATGAACATCAGTTTATGGCTGCGGAGGGCTTCGTCATCACCGACGATTACAACCCGATGGAAAGCCGTCAGGTGCGCAAGGCGGAAACCTACCGCAAACATTTCATAGAGCGAGTTGCGTTCGACCTGCTGCTGCGGTAA
- a CDS encoding VPLPA-CTERM sorting domain-containing protein, translating to MSARSHVLRSFTAAILSVFGLAGTVGQASAHVSYGQSLFSDSSIIDPVTGANGTGIINANPNRTVSSNAGWLAGQNSTTWANSHDNRFLYFNLAQTSTVNFTLTGNNTNGNGVLNPGYSLFQGVALNAVHDGATVPASYIGAQTGFASWSPFAAANTAITANGGTLSTQHWGQYRSNADFTMANDSGQAYTLQYTGLSGSNGSGNTVTGTYTLGPGIYSLVVGGANANDTAALLNAAIATGGNYCTAVSASCTAEQVAAGSANATAYSNLRLARTLGIEFNVSPVPIPAAAWLFGSGIAGIVALARRRASR from the coding sequence ATGAGTGCTCGCTCTCACGTACTTCGTTCTTTCACCGCCGCGATCTTGTCGGTCTTCGGACTTGCGGGAACGGTCGGGCAGGCCTCGGCGCACGTCAGCTATGGCCAATCACTGTTCTCCGATTCATCAATTATTGATCCAGTCACCGGGGCTAACGGCACCGGCATCATCAATGCCAATCCAAACCGCACGGTATCCAGCAACGCGGGATGGCTGGCCGGCCAGAACTCGACCACCTGGGCAAACAGCCACGACAACCGATTCCTCTACTTCAACTTAGCCCAGACCTCCACCGTCAATTTCACCCTCACCGGTAACAACACGAACGGCAACGGGGTCTTGAATCCCGGATATTCCCTTTTTCAAGGCGTAGCCCTCAATGCGGTTCATGATGGGGCGACCGTTCCTGCCTCCTACATCGGAGCACAGACCGGATTCGCCAGCTGGTCGCCGTTCGCCGCAGCCAATACTGCGATTACAGCCAATGGTGGCACGCTGAGTACCCAACACTGGGGACAGTATCGCTCCAACGCGGACTTCACGATGGCGAATGATTCCGGACAAGCCTATACGCTGCAGTACACAGGCCTGTCCGGCTCCAACGGCTCCGGCAACACGGTGACCGGCACATATACACTCGGCCCCGGCATCTATAGCCTCGTCGTCGGGGGAGCAAACGCCAATGATACAGCTGCACTCTTGAACGCTGCCATTGCAACGGGTGGGAACTATTGCACGGCCGTGTCTGCATCCTGTACGGCAGAGCAGGTGGCAGCTGGATCTGCCAACGCCACAGCCTACAGTAACCTTCGGCTGGCAAGGACCTTAGGCATTGAGTTCAATGTATCACCTGTACCGATTCCGGCTGCCGCCTGGTTATTTGGGAGCGGCATCGCCGGTATCGTCGCGCTCGCGCGGCGGCGTGCATCCCGGTAA
- a CDS encoding VPLPA-CTERM sorting domain-containing protein produces the protein MNRMVFALAFAMLSIYFSLSAPVHAMNVTQLEITGGAVNYEGKHHAMMDRLLGLDGLLKIGQFQAIGEIVPSLDKACKTYSLFTSGFSGASAPTAVISGSSLSVDLSSLFFGIERGNMYRSWNIGGTATGLFNSDTKEFFLSWERVFNGPKQERHASFFLSGLVHLDAQPVPIPAAAWLFGSGVAGLAVFLRQRRSL, from the coding sequence ATGAATCGAATGGTGTTCGCTCTCGCATTTGCGATGCTGAGTATTTATTTCTCTCTGTCAGCTCCGGTTCACGCGATGAACGTGACGCAACTGGAAATCACCGGAGGAGCCGTCAATTATGAGGGGAAGCACCACGCCATGATGGATCGACTGCTCGGTCTGGACGGGCTGTTGAAGATAGGACAATTTCAGGCCATAGGAGAGATTGTTCCGTCCCTCGATAAGGCGTGCAAAACCTACTCGCTCTTTACCTCCGGGTTCAGCGGTGCCTCGGCTCCTACCGCTGTGATCTCAGGATCATCACTCAGCGTCGACTTGTCCTCGTTGTTCTTCGGTATCGAGCGAGGGAACATGTATCGCTCGTGGAATATCGGGGGAACGGCGACCGGCCTCTTCAACTCCGACACCAAAGAATTCTTTCTCTCCTGGGAACGGGTATTCAACGGCCCTAAACAGGAGAGGCACGCCTCATTTTTCCTAAGCGGGTTGGTGCACCTTGATGCGCAACCAGTGCCGATTCCCGCAGCTGCCTGGTTGTTCGGCAGCGGAGTGGCCGGACTGGCCGTGTTTTTGCGCCAACGTCGATCCTTGTAG
- a CDS encoding VPLPA-CTERM sorting domain-containing protein: MRRSQKLKTAIAGLAAAGALVLGATAQAVTLDAGIFGSNLGDLGTASNPVVINVNNPPSGLFLDTINFDLGSWTHFNMTSTAPNINFFGAPIFENVNDTEVVPASPTHASVALANLGLPRDYHLHPQGQNSGGGTYQLKLWGSANAPVPIPAAAWLFGSGVIGLAGLARRKMAASA, translated from the coding sequence ATGAGACGTAGTCAGAAGCTGAAGACAGCCATTGCTGGCCTTGCTGCGGCAGGGGCACTCGTGTTGGGTGCGACGGCACAGGCGGTCACACTCGATGCGGGTATATTTGGTTCTAACCTCGGTGACCTTGGAACGGCCAGCAATCCGGTCGTGATCAATGTCAATAACCCACCGTCCGGTCTTTTCCTGGATACGATCAATTTTGATCTTGGGAGTTGGACGCACTTCAATATGACCTCGACAGCTCCAAACATTAACTTCTTCGGCGCACCGATTTTTGAGAACGTCAACGATACGGAGGTTGTGCCTGCAAGTCCCACCCATGCCAGCGTGGCATTGGCCAACCTCGGTTTACCAAGAGATTATCATTTGCATCCGCAAGGTCAGAACTCCGGTGGTGGAACCTATCAGCTTAAGCTCTGGGGGTCAGCCAATGCACCGGTACCCATTCCCGCTGCTGCCTGGCTCTTCGGGAGCGGGGTAATCGGGTTAGCCGGACTCGCTCGGCGCAAAATGGCTGCTTCGGCGTAA
- a CDS encoding response regulator transcription factor produces MRWVHKFSLILVMVVSLTGANGVQAVMLPPGGDDDGSLLSVTEVSARNVERRILEETTIQGVTLTPSDAADMLHDVMVSCCNIIADEKKLSMQERKIEWFSTSLFGLTLSLFERTPPWSVWSSAVGGDEWGSTSRMQPVSASPPSAMLFVPAVLGLLGVFFRERPSGVRSECENSAQPDESSAVVSTCMFLLSPDLVFINGIRESLNRVGCTIRFVMTVEEALRLAEHQSPTVVLVDHRVSAWDMLRTHPALTHAPIMTLIPVGSEYTDEHGISDLERGADGIHDFRDGQRLFTAKVGAYLRRAGHAVTSRAVYQVGAVHLDADHHKVTIAGQQLLLSAKPFAILKMLMEAPSRVFSRSELVDRVWGPQFAIGEHTLDVHVHALRQQLDRDPDRRCQLLTIKGVGFKLKSMEPGEPSFKDAVGRPVYPLVAGRTAGLRSAGNLQSQSDNNPPQCQPSSHRVSTVKSIARRRSGRMSRTPETAGHFSRAALAG; encoded by the coding sequence ATGCGATGGGTGCATAAGTTCTCTCTAATACTTGTGATGGTCGTCTCCCTTACAGGGGCGAATGGGGTGCAGGCCGTCATGTTGCCGCCCGGTGGTGACGATGATGGATCCCTTCTCTCCGTTACCGAGGTCAGCGCGAGGAACGTTGAGAGGCGCATTTTAGAAGAAACCACGATCCAAGGAGTCACTCTTACGCCTTCAGATGCTGCTGATATGCTTCATGACGTCATGGTGTCGTGCTGCAACATAATTGCCGATGAGAAGAAGTTGTCCATGCAGGAGCGAAAGATTGAATGGTTCTCAACAAGTTTGTTCGGACTCACCCTCTCTCTTTTCGAGCGGACCCCGCCGTGGAGTGTGTGGTCGTCGGCTGTCGGAGGAGACGAATGGGGAAGTACGTCGCGCATGCAGCCGGTTTCGGCTTCTCCCCCATCGGCGATGCTCTTTGTGCCTGCGGTCCTAGGGTTGCTCGGGGTGTTCTTCCGAGAACGGCCTTCCGGTGTGAGGTCGGAATGTGAGAACAGCGCACAGCCGGACGAATCGTCGGCGGTCGTATCGACGTGCATGTTTCTCCTATCGCCGGATCTTGTATTCATCAATGGAATTCGAGAGTCATTGAATCGAGTCGGATGTACAATACGCTTCGTGATGACGGTTGAGGAAGCGCTGAGGCTCGCCGAGCATCAGTCGCCGACCGTCGTGTTGGTGGATCACCGTGTGAGTGCGTGGGATATGCTTCGCACACATCCTGCGCTCACGCACGCTCCGATCATGACACTGATTCCGGTCGGCAGTGAGTATACCGATGAGCATGGCATCTCCGATCTTGAGCGTGGAGCCGACGGCATCCATGATTTTCGAGATGGGCAGAGACTCTTCACCGCCAAAGTCGGTGCCTATCTTCGACGAGCCGGGCACGCTGTCACCAGTCGCGCCGTATACCAGGTGGGTGCCGTACATTTAGATGCCGATCACCACAAGGTGACCATTGCCGGACAGCAGCTTTTGCTCTCCGCGAAACCCTTCGCCATTCTCAAAATGCTGATGGAGGCGCCGTCGAGAGTGTTCAGCCGAAGCGAATTGGTCGATCGCGTATGGGGACCGCAATTTGCCATCGGGGAACACACATTGGATGTACACGTTCATGCGCTTCGACAACAGCTGGATCGCGATCCGGATCGGCGGTGCCAGCTCCTGACCATCAAGGGGGTCGGTTTCAAGCTCAAGTCGATGGAGCCCGGTGAGCCCTCATTCAAGGATGCGGTGGGCCGGCCGGTCTATCCATTGGTTGCCGGGAGAACTGCAGGATTGCGATCCGCCGGTAACCTTCAATCGCAAAGCGACAATAATCCTCCGCAGTGCCAGCCGTCGTCACATCGAGTTTCCACCGTGAAGTCGATCGCACGTCGGCGTTCAGGCAGAATGTCACGAACACCGGAGACAGCGGGGCATTTCAGCCGTGCTGCGTTGGCCGGATAG
- a CDS encoding helix-turn-helix domain-containing protein has product MEPLLLRIQEAAKVLQVSKWTIYRWIDEGRLRGTKIGQGSLRVFRTSVNELVERAKVEREDTRRSLRSTSTERHPTKRKLRS; this is encoded by the coding sequence ATGGAACCCCTGTTGCTACGTATTCAGGAAGCCGCCAAGGTGCTTCAAGTCAGTAAATGGACGATCTATCGGTGGATCGATGAGGGCCGACTGCGGGGCACCAAGATTGGCCAAGGAAGTCTGCGAGTGTTTCGCACCTCGGTGAACGAGCTGGTCGAAAGGGCCAAGGTAGAGCGAGAAGATACGCGGCGTTCTTTACGGAGCACTTCGACCGAACGACACCCAACGAAAAGAAAACTGCGCTCATGA
- a CDS encoding TonB-dependent receptor — protein MGMWIDMVLASVRYGVISLIIFCSVAIGRAEEPKVPDAMEGQQVEESQELAAPEVFVSATRAPSSLGSLNQSVTVVTEQQIQQQIAVSPARSLGQILPKLVPGMSMNDGSFDSQTSQKIRGREINVLIDGVPQLSSPTVQFDLNHIDPAAIERIEIVRGATAIYGNGGTGGLINIITKQPGEGKMNFYTDMQGSASLTRILRGLGANVTQGIQGRKDWFDYNVVGTFNYQGGMFDDGGHRTMPGTNGVGGFADTRGYNILGKFGATFGEHRLQLSFNRKESEQHTNHMSDPSLDGRLPTTARFISGLALNDQPRLKNTQISVDYSHPHLLLDTRVHIQGYYRRQETRFPTFDERSVGGTEVTQSSPQTDVIGTRVDLTTPIPIYGKPQVTYGMDFSSQHGDSMQSLYDLGVFDTSGGRIFRKIGQRPTAPSRVFDSLAGFAQGEWTPLSALVVRGGVRYERLEIASSDFTRSDGEVLPASLLRFDATVFNAGFVYHVIEPVDAFFNFSQGFNVPVGAIDSAIRPGTVTRLTDLRPQRVTNYELGVRGKWSKVQVSMSGFYSKSSLGVNFDLDTNQLTRAPQTTYGVEATIDIQPFDNWRMGGTYTFVEGDQTIAFNPDIRVPMNGFSIQPQKITGYIEHMTVPQWQWRNRVQVLYSGARSRSYEAFLTGADPTADAAPMTDYFLVDLVSTVKVGPGTLRVGIENLLNQRYVAPFNQLSQGAFNSFFWAGRGATATIGYSVAY, from the coding sequence ATGGGGATGTGGATCGATATGGTTTTGGCCAGTGTCAGATATGGGGTGATCAGCCTCATTATCTTCTGTTCAGTGGCAATCGGGCGAGCCGAAGAACCAAAGGTGCCGGACGCGATGGAGGGTCAACAAGTGGAGGAGTCACAAGAGCTGGCCGCTCCGGAAGTATTCGTCTCTGCGACGCGGGCGCCCTCGTCGCTCGGCAGCTTGAACCAATCGGTGACCGTTGTCACGGAGCAACAAATCCAACAGCAGATCGCGGTCTCGCCGGCGCGCAGCTTGGGACAGATTCTGCCGAAGCTGGTGCCCGGCATGTCGATGAACGACGGGTCGTTTGATTCACAAACGAGTCAGAAGATCCGGGGACGGGAGATCAACGTGTTGATCGATGGGGTTCCGCAACTGAGTAGCCCGACCGTGCAATTCGATCTGAACCACATCGATCCCGCCGCCATCGAGCGCATCGAAATCGTGCGCGGGGCGACGGCGATCTACGGCAACGGTGGAACCGGAGGACTCATCAATATCATCACCAAACAGCCGGGCGAGGGAAAGATGAATTTCTATACCGATATGCAAGGCAGCGCCAGCCTGACTCGCATTCTCCGGGGGTTAGGTGCGAACGTGACGCAGGGTATCCAGGGCCGCAAGGACTGGTTCGACTATAACGTCGTCGGCACCTTCAACTATCAAGGGGGCATGTTCGATGACGGCGGACACCGGACCATGCCGGGGACTAACGGGGTCGGTGGGTTTGCGGATACCAGGGGCTACAACATTTTGGGAAAGTTCGGGGCAACGTTCGGTGAACATCGACTTCAACTGAGCTTCAACAGGAAGGAGAGCGAACAGCACACCAACCATATGTCCGATCCATCGCTGGATGGGCGTCTCCCGACGACCGCCCGATTCATTTCCGGACTGGCGCTGAACGATCAACCTAGGCTGAAGAATACACAGATCAGCGTGGACTATAGCCATCCGCATCTCTTGCTCGACACCCGCGTGCATATCCAAGGGTACTATCGGAGGCAGGAGACCAGGTTCCCGACATTTGATGAGCGATCAGTTGGAGGGACGGAGGTCACTCAATCGTCACCGCAAACGGATGTTATCGGGACACGGGTCGATCTCACGACGCCGATTCCTATCTATGGAAAGCCACAAGTCACCTACGGCATGGACTTCTCAAGTCAGCATGGCGATTCGATGCAGAGCCTCTATGATCTCGGAGTCTTCGATACTTCAGGCGGACGAATCTTTCGCAAGATCGGTCAACGACCCACGGCGCCCTCACGGGTCTTTGATTCGCTTGCGGGATTCGCCCAAGGAGAGTGGACGCCGCTTTCTGCGCTCGTCGTGCGTGGAGGAGTCCGCTACGAGCGTCTTGAGATTGCGAGCAGCGACTTTACGAGGAGTGATGGAGAAGTTCTGCCAGCGAGTTTGCTTCGGTTCGATGCCACGGTCTTCAACGCCGGCTTTGTCTACCATGTCATCGAGCCGGTCGATGCATTCTTCAATTTCAGCCAAGGTTTCAATGTTCCGGTCGGCGCGATCGATTCGGCAATCAGGCCAGGTACGGTGACTCGGCTCACGGATTTACGACCGCAGCGTGTGACGAACTATGAGTTGGGGGTGCGTGGTAAGTGGAGCAAGGTGCAGGTCTCTATGTCCGGTTTTTACTCCAAGTCATCGCTGGGGGTCAACTTCGATCTGGATACGAACCAGCTCACGCGGGCGCCGCAGACCACCTACGGGGTCGAGGCCACGATCGATATACAACCATTTGACAATTGGCGCATGGGGGGCACCTACACGTTCGTGGAGGGTGACCAGACGATCGCCTTTAATCCCGACATCCGGGTGCCGATGAACGGATTCAGCATTCAACCACAGAAGATCACGGGTTATATCGAGCACATGACGGTGCCCCAGTGGCAATGGCGAAATCGGGTGCAGGTCCTATACTCTGGTGCCCGAAGCCGATCCTATGAGGCGTTTTTAACCGGTGCGGATCCCACCGCCGATGCCGCTCCGATGACGGACTATTTTCTCGTCGACCTTGTCAGCACCGTGAAAGTCGGGCCGGGCACGCTGCGAGTCGGTATCGAGAATCTCCTGAATCAGCGATATGTTGCGCCCTTCAATCAGCTCTCTCAGGGGGCCTTTAATAGTTTTTTCTGGGCCGGGAGAGGTGCCACGGCCACGATCGGATATTCGGTCGCCTATTGA
- a CDS encoding PepSY domain-containing protein, which produces MGRSNAHLRKVFVKVHLYVGWVFGFVLSIAGLTGSLIVFWQPIDAALNPELLAPEGACTEAEYRSVDDLDTAVRAKMPLNGRLVSLNFPEHERPLLSAWYWIPTHGADWDDIYTLFVKPCSGEVTGSRLWNSQQRPWGGPLMSALIQLHTSLWLNEGSVLIGNHLLSFGSVLLLISILIGYYLWWPNQGTWRLAFMIRRGARGKRLNYELHKVVGVYAGGFLVLSLFTAIHLYEPWAQIIDQGVNVLSPVTDLDAAPPASRPTSDVIPISAKRAVEIGVVTLPGSRPTGIEFPADEHGVYLVTLDTGTVWKSQVSIDQYSGAVVRIQGPQRASMGDHVLGWLFPLHTGQAFGLPGRILICVVGLIPSVLYVTGILVWLGSRRRR; this is translated from the coding sequence ATGGGACGAAGCAACGCACATTTACGAAAAGTGTTCGTCAAGGTCCATCTGTATGTGGGGTGGGTGTTCGGGTTCGTGCTGTCGATTGCCGGGCTGACCGGCAGTCTCATCGTGTTCTGGCAGCCGATCGATGCGGCTTTGAACCCTGAACTGCTCGCACCCGAGGGCGCGTGCACAGAGGCGGAGTATCGATCTGTGGATGACCTCGACACCGCCGTTCGGGCGAAGATGCCGCTGAACGGTCGGCTCGTCTCGCTCAACTTTCCGGAACACGAGCGTCCCTTGCTGTCGGCATGGTACTGGATTCCGACTCATGGGGCTGATTGGGACGATATCTATACCCTGTTCGTGAAGCCCTGCAGCGGAGAAGTCACAGGCTCTCGACTGTGGAATAGTCAGCAGCGACCGTGGGGAGGGCCGTTGATGAGCGCGCTCATTCAGCTTCATACATCTCTGTGGCTGAATGAAGGGAGTGTCCTGATCGGCAATCATCTACTGAGTTTCGGGAGTGTCCTGCTGTTGATATCGATCCTGATTGGCTACTATCTCTGGTGGCCAAACCAGGGTACCTGGCGATTGGCGTTCATGATCAGACGCGGTGCTCGTGGAAAGCGCCTCAACTACGAATTGCACAAAGTCGTTGGCGTGTATGCCGGTGGGTTTCTCGTCTTGTCGCTGTTCACCGCGATTCACCTGTATGAGCCATGGGCGCAGATCATCGACCAAGGCGTGAATGTGCTCTCTCCTGTGACAGATCTCGATGCAGCGCCACCCGCATCTCGACCGACAAGCGATGTGATACCCATCAGCGCGAAGAGGGCCGTTGAGATCGGAGTGGTGACGCTTCCCGGCTCGCGGCCCACGGGGATCGAGTTCCCTGCGGACGAGCACGGGGTTTACCTTGTCACCCTTGACACGGGCACCGTCTGGAAAAGCCAGGTCAGCATCGACCAGTACAGTGGAGCTGTGGTGCGCATCCAGGGACCGCAGAGGGCGAGTATGGGAGACCATGTGCTCGGCTGGCTCTTTCCGCTTCACACAGGGCAGGCCTTCGGTCTTCCAGGCCGCATCCTGATCTGCGTAGTTGGCCTTATCCCTTCCGTGCTGTACGTCACCGGCATCCTTGTTTGGTTGGGCAGTCGCCGCCGCCGATAG
- a CDS encoding efflux RND transporter periplasmic adaptor subunit, whose translation MSTQPSSQVPESHSRNVRDADLESLAIQRPPAQPARSGGGLFRWVGLIAVLSLLAAGCYWAVLGSKPKVEVGSLVRMPSSGATTLAATGYVVAQRQALIASKGTGRLEYLGVKVGDRVKEGQVIARLEHSDIDALVLQMKARIKVAQAQLGAAEPELQDATANYERAQALLEKSFVTKAEYDMAEARLRRARAAVRSAEAAVGAAEAELRAAEVQRENTNIRAPFDGIVVKKLAEVGEVVSPMTATVRSGGSVATIVDPTSVVVDAEVSESMVYRVQAGQPAEIQLDSVPGHRYRGEVVQVMPIADKTKATVLTRVRLLDLDERVRVELSAKVMFDTSSTSPRLGPDDWGVPATAVVTLDQRKVVLVVRNGVATEIPIQTGQTVGTLTHVHGQFSPTDEVIVMPPNDLRAGMAVSAVKLAL comes from the coding sequence ATGTCCACCCAACCGTCATCACAGGTGCCGGAATCGCATTCACGCAATGTGCGCGATGCTGATTTAGAAAGTCTGGCGATTCAGCGCCCTCCAGCCCAACCCGCGCGATCCGGTGGAGGCCTCTTTCGATGGGTCGGGTTGATCGCAGTTCTGAGCCTGTTGGCCGCAGGCTGTTACTGGGCAGTCCTCGGATCGAAGCCGAAGGTCGAAGTAGGATCCCTAGTGCGCATGCCATCGAGCGGAGCGACGACGCTTGCCGCCACGGGGTATGTCGTGGCGCAACGACAGGCGTTGATCGCTTCCAAGGGGACGGGACGGCTGGAATATTTAGGTGTCAAGGTTGGGGACCGAGTGAAAGAAGGGCAGGTCATTGCCCGTTTGGAGCATTCGGATATCGATGCATTGGTCTTGCAAATGAAGGCGAGAATCAAGGTTGCCCAGGCGCAGCTCGGCGCAGCCGAGCCCGAATTGCAGGACGCAACGGCAAACTACGAACGAGCACAGGCTTTGCTGGAGAAGTCCTTTGTTACCAAGGCCGAGTACGATATGGCTGAGGCAAGGCTTCGTCGGGCTCGAGCGGCCGTACGATCAGCAGAAGCGGCGGTGGGTGCCGCAGAGGCTGAACTGCGTGCTGCGGAAGTGCAAAGAGAGAATACGAATATCAGAGCGCCGTTCGACGGGATTGTTGTAAAGAAGTTGGCGGAAGTGGGCGAAGTGGTCTCGCCCATGACGGCGACGGTTCGATCCGGCGGGTCCGTGGCGACCATTGTCGATCCGACTTCCGTCGTGGTCGATGCCGAAGTGTCGGAATCCATGGTCTATCGAGTTCAAGCTGGACAGCCGGCCGAAATCCAGCTCGATTCCGTACCGGGACATCGGTACCGCGGAGAAGTAGTTCAGGTCATGCCCATCGCTGATAAGACCAAAGCGACGGTGTTAACCCGGGTGCGTCTTCTCGACCTTGATGAGCGAGTTCGTGTCGAGTTGAGCGCGAAGGTCATGTTCGATACCAGTTCCACTTCTCCGCGATTAGGTCCTGACGATTGGGGCGTTCCGGCAACCGCTGTCGTCACTCTGGACCAGCGCAAGGTGGTGCTGGTTGTGCGGAATGGTGTGGCCACGGAAATTCCGATACAAACCGGCCAAACGGTCGGCACACTCACGCATGTGCATGGCCAATTTTCGCCGACTGACGAAGTGATCGTCATGCCTCCGAACGATTTGCGTGCCGGAATGGCAGTCTCGGCTGTCAAGCTCGCGCTGTAG
- a CDS encoding ABC transporter ATP-binding protein: MNEPVVSFQHITKAYYRAGQEVSVLQDLSFTIPTGTFLAVMGPSGSGKSTLLNLMAGIDRPTSGTVMVAGTALDGLSDSAMARWRARHIGYVFQSYNLIPVLTAAENVELPLLLTHLSRRERAEHVKTALRLVGLQDRMDHYPRQLSGGQEQRVGLARAIVADPTVILADEPTGNLDRDSAENILTLFGRLHAELRKTIVMVTHDPRAAERAQAVRHLEKGVLESPS; this comes from the coding sequence GTGAACGAGCCAGTCGTAAGTTTTCAGCATATTACTAAGGCGTATTACCGCGCAGGGCAAGAGGTCTCCGTTCTGCAGGACTTGTCGTTTACGATCCCGACGGGGACGTTCCTTGCCGTCATGGGTCCATCAGGATCGGGGAAAAGCACGCTTTTGAATCTCATGGCGGGGATCGATCGGCCGACGAGCGGGACGGTGATGGTCGCGGGCACGGCACTGGACGGATTGTCGGACAGCGCGATGGCGCGATGGCGTGCTCGGCATATCGGCTATGTGTTTCAATCCTATAATCTCATTCCGGTGCTGACGGCTGCCGAGAACGTTGAACTTCCATTATTGCTCACGCATCTGTCGAGGAGGGAACGGGCCGAGCATGTCAAGACAGCCCTGCGACTCGTGGGTTTACAAGATCGCATGGACCACTATCCACGGCAGCTTTCCGGTGGCCAGGAACAGCGGGTGGGGTTGGCCCGCGCCATCGTCGCGGATCCGACGGTGATTTTGGCCGATGAGCCGACGGGAAATCTGGATCGCGATTCAGCCGAGAATATTCTGACCCTCTTCGGTCGCCTGCACGCAGAATTGAGGAAGACGATCGTGATGGTGACGCACGACCCTCGCGCAGCCGAGCGGGCGCAAGCGGTGAGGCATTTAGAAAAAGGTGTGCTGGAATCTCCATCATGA